One window of Pyrus communis chromosome 12, drPyrComm1.1, whole genome shotgun sequence genomic DNA carries:
- the LOC137709936 gene encoding probable phospholipid hydroperoxide glutathione peroxidase yields MLCICKSTRFLFRRKLTVAASSTSQRLQKHFSADSLQTLLPRSRISLFSPSIKVEFSSPVASTLLLNRTMAGQSESKSIHDFTVKDAKGNDVDLSTYKGKVLLIVNVASQCGLTNSNYTELAQLYEKYKTQGLEILAFPCNQFGAQEPGTNDEIVEFACTRFKAEYPIFDKVDVNGGNAAPIYKFLKSSKGGLFGDSIKWNFSKFLVDKEGKVVDRYAPTTSPLSIEKDVKKLLGVA; encoded by the exons ATGCTCTGCATCTGCAAATCTACTCGTTTTCTCTTCCGACGAAAACTCACCGTTGCCGCTTCATCTACTTCTCAGCGTCTGCAAAAGCACTTCTCCGCCGATTCCTTGCAGACCCTTTTGCCACGGTCGCGGATTTCTCTGTTTTCGCCGTCTATCAAGGTCGAGTTTTCAAGCCCGGTTGCATCTACTTTGCTGTTGAATCGTACAATGGCTGGCCAGTCCGAGAGTAAATCAATCCATGATTTCACTGTCAAG GATGCCAAGGGTAATGATGTTGATCTCAGCACCTACAAAGGGAAGGTCCTTCTGATCGTTAACGTTGCGTCGCAATG TGGCTTGACTAATTCAAACTACACAGAGTTGGCTCAGTTGTATGAGAAATACAAAACTCAAG GTttggaaatcttggcattcccATGCAACCAGTTTGGAGCTCAGGAGCCAGGGACAAATGACGAGATTGTCGAGTTTGCCTGCACTCGCTTCAAGGCTGAGTATCCCATCTTTGACAAG GTGGATGTGAATGGCGGCAATGCCGCTCCGATTTACAAATTCTTGAAGTCGAGCAAGGGTGGACTGTTTGGTGACAGCATCAAGTGGAACTTCTCCAAGTTCCTGGTTGACAAAGAAGGGAAAGTCGTTGACCGTTATGCCCCTACAACTTCTCCTCTGAGCATTGAG AAGGACGTGAAGAAACTGCTGGGGGTCGCATGA
- the LOC137710551 gene encoding probable phospholipid hydroperoxide glutathione peroxidase, which produces MTSQATENPKTIYDFTVKDAKGNDVDLSLYKGKVLLVINVASKCGLTNSNYTELNQLYQQYKDQGFEILAFPCNQFGDEEPGSNKEIEEFVCTRFKSEFPIFDKIEVNSDNAAPLYKFLKLGKWGFFGDDIQWNFTKFLVDKEGKVSDRYYPTTPPLSIERDLKKLLGVL; this is translated from the exons ATGACAAGCCAGGCAACTGAGAACCCAAAAACAATTTACGACTTCACTGTCAAG GATGCAAAGGGCAATGATGTGGATCTTAGCTTGTACAAGGGAAAAGTTCTACTCGTTATCAATGTTGCTTCCAAATG TGGACTGACCAACTCAAACTACACAGAGCTGAATCAACTATACCAACAGTATAAAGATCAAG GCTTTGAGATACTGGCGTTTCCATGCAATCAGTTTGGTGATGAGGAACCGGGAAGTAATAAAGAGATTGAAGAGTTTGTCTGCACTCGTTTCAAATCTGAATTTCCAATTTTTGACAAG ATTGAAGTAAACAGTGATAATGCTGCTCCCTTGTATAAGTTCTTGAAGTTAGGCAAGTGGGGATTCTTTGGAGATGATATCCAATGGAATTTTACCAAGTTTCTAGTTGACAAGGAGGGGAAAGTTTCTGATCGCTATTACCCGACCACTCCCCCCCTTAGTATTGAG CGGGATTTAAAGAAGCTATTGGGAGTCCTGTGA